TCTCGGCCGGCGATCCACCGGTCGCCAACAGCGTTGAGCCGCTCTCGGCAACAGGGCCCGACGAGCGTCTTGCCAGGTTGGTCGGTCAGGACAGATGGGACGTTTATTACCTCGGCGGGGCACGATTCGGTTACGGATCGACGCGCTGGCGACGCATGGCCGACAAGCCAGACCTGATCGTCGCCTCAGGCATGCTGCGGTTGTCCATCAAGCGCTTTGGCGAAGTGAGCGATTCCGAAGTTAGCATGTCGGTTGTCGAAACCACGGCCGGAGAAATCCGCAGCTTCGAGTCTGACGCGCGGCTCGGACCGACGCCCAACAGGGCCCGCGGAAAGCTCGTTGCCGGCACGATGCAAATCACGCTCGATTCCGGCGGCCAGACTCGCGGCAGTAGCATCGCGTGGCCCAAGGGGACTGGGGGATACTTTGTCGTCGACGAAGAACTGCTCTGCCGGCCCATGCGGCCCGGCGAGCGGCGTACCGTGCGATCGCTGATGCCGATTTTCAACCAGATTGCCGAGATCGAGCTGCGGGCTGTGCAACTCGAATCGACCGAATTGCTCGACGGCCGGCGGGAACTTTTGCGGATCGAAACGACGACGAAATTGCCCGGCGCCGACCCGATGGAAGGTGTCATGTGGACCGACCGCGACGGCGAGACCGTCAAGACATTGACCACGGCGCTCGATCAGGTCGCCTATCGTACGACAAAGGCGATCGCACTGGGCAAGTCTGAAGCCGCGGGACTCGACCTGGGAGATCGCTCGCTGGTGCGGCTTGCAAAACCGCTAGCCGATCCCCATCGCGCTAAGGAAATACACTATCGTTGTCATCTCGACGAGGGGGATCCGGCCCGGGTGTTTTTGTCTGATGCGAGCCAGCAGGTCACGGCGATCGATCCGCACACCGCGGAAATTGTCGTGCGGGCGCTGCGGCCCGCGGCGTCGGGGGCTGAAGGTGGGACAGGGGATCGCGCGTCAGGTAGCGCCGGTACGGGCGAAGCAGCAAAAACCCCCACGGATGATGATCGGCAGCCCAACAGTTTCATTCAGAGCGATAATCCGCGGATCGTGGCGATGGCGCGCGAGGGGGCAGGGAACGAGAAGGATCCCTGGCGCACCGCTGTGGCCCTGGAACGATATGTCCGCGACAAGGTGAAGGTGAAGAACTACTCGCAGACCTTCGCCACGGCCGCGGATGTCGCTCAGAGTCTCGAAGGCGATTGCACCGAGCACGCCGTCCTGTTGGCGGCACTATTGCGTGCGCGTGGGCTGCCAGCCCGCGTGGCGATCGGACTAGTTTACGTCCCGGCCGAACAAGCTTTCGGTTTTCACATGTGGACCGAGGTTTATGTCGACGGACAGTGGATCGGAGTCGATGGCACGTTGGGCCTGGGAGGAATCGGCGCCGGCCATTTGAAACTGGCCACGTCGAGCCTGAAGGAAGCAACGGCATTCTCGAGCTTCTTGCCCGTGGCCCAAGTGTTGGGGAAGCTCAAGATCGAGGTGCGCGACGAGAATCGATAAACGCGGAATTCAAGTCGATGAGCTGTCCAGCACTCAGCGATGGTCGATTCCTGCACGACGAACGCCGCTTGAGACAGATAGAACCTATGCAAAGCACGAAGTTCACACTGACCACGCCTGACGACGTGTCGCTGCACGTTTATCGTTGGCAGTCGCCAGGTCCGGTCAAAGCGGTGGTGCAGATCGCCCATGGCTGGGTCGAACACGCGGCGCGATACGGCCGGCTGGCCGAGGCCCTGTGTGCGGCGGGCTACGCCGTATTTGCAAACGATCACCGCGGGCATGGCCGCACGGCGCGCTCTTCGGCCGAACTGGGTTTCTTTGCCGAGCGCGACGGCTGGAACCACTGCGTTGCCGACCTGTGGCAGCTTCATCAGCGAATCGCGGCCGAATTGCCTGGCGCGCCCATCATCGCAATGGGGCATTCGCTCGGTTCGTTTATGATTCAGCAATTCCTCAGCGAGCATGGCAATGCGGTCGCCGGCGCGGTGCTTTCGGCCACCAACGGCAAGCCCCCGGCTATTGCGCCGCTGGCGCTTGTTCTGGCACATGCCGAGCGGCTGCGCTTGGGCCGGCATGGCACGAGCAAGATATTGCAGTACCTGTTTATTGGAGCATTGAACAAATCGTTTGAGCCGGCGCGGACGCCGTTTGACTGGCTATCGCGCGACACGGCCGAGGTCGACAAGTATCTGGCTGATCCGCTGTGCGGCTTTTCGCCGCAGGTGCAGGCGTATCTGGACGTGGTACACGGGCTGGCCGAGATGTCGCGATCCGCGCGACAAGCGCGCATCCCGCAGCAGTTGCCGATTTACATTTTCTACGGCAGCCGCGATCCGGTGGCGGTCAATATGAAGCAACTGCGGGCGGCTTACCGAACGGCCGGGCTCGCGCAGGTCACGTACAAGGAATATCCCGACGCCCGGCACGAGACATTGAATGAGATTAATCGTGACGAAGTGACGCGAGATTTAATCGCCTGGCTGGACAGCGTCGTCGATCGCGCGAGCCAGACCGCCGGCGCAACGAGTGCGCCGCGCGGCGCCTGACCCTGTCCGAGCTGGCTTTTCGGCAAGCCTACAAAAAATGCCCACGCCGCGTGAGCGACATGGGCATCGTTTGTAGTTTCATATTCTGTCGCAACCTTTGGCGGCCGCGGCGATTACTCAGGCGCGGCCGAGGAGCTGTCTCCTCCCTTATCGCCACCAGAGGATTTTGCGCCGGCTACTTTTTCAGCCGTGCGGTCCTCTTTCGGATCGATCGACGTGTAGAAGCCGAACATCATTTCTTCCCACGTCTGTTCACCGAATTTGACGGTGGCCGTCGGGTCGGGGTTGGCCAGGTTGTCGGCCGAATTATCGAAGTGGGCCGTGCATTCCAGTCGCGTTCCCTTGGGCATCAGCTTCGGCTCGGCCAAATAATAACGCAGTTGCCAATTGAAGTCGTACTGGGGAACATCGAGCAGGACTTCTTTGGTGCCGTCCGGATATTGCGCCTCGAACTTGAAGCTCTTGCCGCGCAGATGCATGTGCGGCATCAGGCTCAACAGCAAGGTGTCTTTCAGAAAGCGGTGCTTCCCCTTGATTTCGAAGTTGCCGTCGCCAGGCGGAATCTTGAACGCCACGTCGCCGATCATGCCGTCGCGGAGCGTTTTCTTTACCGTCTTCGGATCCGCAAACTTGAACCCCACCGCGCTACGATCGTCTTGCGCCGTGCCGTTGGGGGTGTAGTGCAGTTGGAAGACTAATTTCGCCCCGGCCGGTACGAACGTGGCCGTGCCTGCCGGATTGGTATGCGGAGGCGTTCCCGGTGCATAGCCGGCCAGGCCGCCGCGGCCCCCTTCAAACTCGTCCTGCCCTTCGACCTTGATGAAGACGATGATGTGATGCACTACGCTGCGATTGCTCGGTCGGCATTCGCTGGCCTGCACCCACTTGTCTTCTTTCCAACCGGGATCGACTGTGAAGAACTGATATTCAACAGTTCCTTCCGCCGGAACTTTGTAGGCTTCGTCACTCATGTAGCAGATCTGATCCGGCGTGCCGATCTGCCAACCATCGACAAACTGGCGCGGCGCCGGCAACTTGTTGGTGTCCCCTTCGGGGCAGCCGTTGGCGATCCAGGTCGTGATGAGTTTCTTTTCGTCCTCAGTCAGACGGGCGTCATTGCTAAAGTGCCCATGACCTGGGTCGGCAAACCAAGGAGGCATTTGTCCGCCGGCAACCACCTCGCCAATCATTTCCGCCCAACCTTGCACCTCGTCGTACGAGGTCATGGCAAACGGGGCGATCTCGCCCGGCCGATGGCAATTGACGCAGCGATCGTTGAAGATTCGCGCAATCTGGTTCGCATAGGTTACATCGCCGTGCGGTTCATGCTTGACACGGCCAATCAGGCAACCGTCGGCCTTGGTCATGGGCTTGGCCACTGGCTTGCCCGCCAACACTTCGTCGATGGCCGAGGCGAGGAAACGTTCATTCAACTTGGGCTTCACGTAGCCGGCTCCGGTCTTGAAGCCGTATTGATCATCAATGCGACCGCAATAACGAATCGTCTGGTCACCATCGAGCAGGAAGACCTCGGGCGTGCGCTGCGCACCCATCGCGTCGGCCAACTTGTTTCCCAGATCCTTAAGGACGGGAAAACCGAGTTCGTGACTCTTCGCGAATGCCGCGATGTCCGAGAGCGAGTCTTGCAGGTTGGCGTCGACGCCGACGAACGCAACACCCTTGGATGCAAACTCCTTGGCCAATTCGGCCAAACGCGGCGCATAGATCTTGGCGAGCGGGCATTCGGCGCCCAGGAAGACGACGACTGTGGCGTTTTGCCCCTTCAACTCGCTCAGCGAGATGTCGCGGCCGTGATGGTCGGGCAATGAGAAGGCTTCGATCTTTCGACCAATCGGCGAGGCGTCGGCCGTGGCCGCTGCCGCCATCGACGCTTGGCAGACCGTGGCCATCACGACACCGACAAATCCGATCGCCGCGAGGAGGCCGATACGCCGCATGTGTCACCTTTGAAAATACGTGTGGTTGGCTTTTTTTCGCGATACGCGGCTGGGAACCAATCGAATCGGCTGGGTGGAAGTCGCTTCGAATCAATTCGGCCCAAATCGCCTTGCGCGCTAAGTAATTATTTGACCATGATCCGCGTTACGAAGCCAGGGCAAAATGGCGAGAAAGGCGAAGCTACGGCAGCCGATGCGCTCGGGACGCATGCGGCTGCCGCTTCGCCTTCTCAACTGCCCTGGTACCTATTCTCTGGCCAGCCCCGACACCGATCTCGCCAGCTATACTGGCGTGTGCTGATCGTTAGGCGCCTGGGAAGCGGCCGCCGCCGGCGGGGAAATCGAACTTGGCGCCCTGCATCTTTTCGAACTGTGCCTTTTGCTCGGCCGTCAGAATCGCCAGCGCCTTTTCGTTGCGCTCTTTTTGCATGGCCTGGAAGCGTTCACGCATGGCTTCGCGATCGCCGCCCCCGGCACCGCCACCACCACCGGCGCCACCCTGGCCGCGGCCCTGGCGTGAGTCGGCCACCATGGTCTCGACCTTCTTTTTCTGCTCGTCGGTCAATTTTAACGCCGTGGCGACTTCGGCGTCTTGAATGGCACCAAAAGCGCCGCGCCGCTGGATGGTCAGCTGGTTGAGCCGTTCTTTCTGCGAGGCGTCGAGCAGGGCGTCCACCTTGCCGCGCAGCTCTTTAACCTTCTTTTCGGCATCGCCGCGCAGCTCTTGCATCTTCTCGCGACGCTCTTCCGGCGACAGATCCTGCAGGCCGGAGAAGATTTCCTGCATCTCAGACATCGCTTCGGTCGCGGCGTCGCGGACCTTGGTCGTTTGATCAACGCTCAGCTTCAGTTCTTTCTGGACCGCTTCCTGATTCAACAGCGTCAAGGTATCCATGCCGGGGATGCCCATGCCGCCACGGCCGCCGCCACCTCCACGCCGTTGCTGTTGCGCATTTGCCGAACTGACAATAGCCACGGCACCGATCAACGCCACTACGGCGACCATAGACCTACGACGGAAAAGCATGAGTTGGCTCCTTGAAAGCATGTGGGCAGTGAAACGTGTGAAATCCACCCCGGATTCGATCGAAATCAGTTTCTTGTGGTCGGTAGCTTGCGGGCCCCGATCCGTGTTTCTCACCTAGGTTTCAGCTCGGTCAACTTTCCATCGACCGGACACAAAGAGCGGAGCGAAGGCGCAACAAGGGAACACCGCGCTGAATTAAACCCCGGCCGTCCGGCATTGTTTCACATCCCCCAGGGAAATGCCAGAAACCTTCCTTGGAGAATGACTTCGGACGATGCTCGCCAGTGCCACGATGTACAGATTTCGAGGCCGCCAACGGCAAAACACCCGCGGATTGCGACTGCTGTTACCCCTCGTACACGCGTCGCTGGGGCGTGGCGATGATCGATTTCGGGGCCGGCTGGGCGTGCGGGCCATCTACCACATACTGGGTCGATTGCCTTACTGACGACTCTCTCGCGACCCCGGGCTCCTTTTTCGCGGGAGGGGCTGCGGCAATGGCCTCGCCTGGTGTCGTTCGCGTCGCGGCCGGAGACGTGACGATTGCGAGTTGCAGGTCGACACTCCATCGTCCGGCTGCGTCGCCGACGACGATCCAGTGGGGGAATACCGCCACGGATTGCTGGATGGTCTCCAGCCCGCGCTGCGATCGGCTGACCGATTGAATCGGAAAGGCCCAGATTCCTCCGACTTCGGAAGCCGACAGCCCGATATCGACGCCGAGCCAGCGATCGACCAGCCGCAACGAGCCGACACCGCTGAGATCGAGTCGGTGGCCCAGATCGGCCAGCACGCGTCCCTGAGAGTCGACAAAGTATCGATCGGGGCAAGCAGGCGGCAGCCCGGCAAAGTTGAATTCGACCGCAAACCGGCAAGGTCGTCCGGGGGGCAAACCCGTGAGCTCGTAATGGATGTCGACGACCGAGCGGTCGGCCCACAGGGTCAATTGCTTGGTGACGGTAACAGGCTGGCCGAAGGCGCGGCCCGTGCGTGCCAGTTGTGCACAGACGCCCCCCTGAATGCGGCGCAGTCGCGCGCGGTAGCGCCCAGCGAGGAAGTCGCCTTGCTCGGTCGCCGCGCAGGCGGCCACTTGGTCGAGCGTGCAGCGGACGTCAAAAAAATGGTCCAGCAGGCTTTTTCGAGCATAGCTGTCGTAAATCAGGTGGGCGTTTTCCGCAGCGCTTGCCAGGGTGGCTGTCTGGCGATGATAGGGCTCGGGCCGTCGCGTCAAGGAGGCCAGCAGATTCGCGCCCACGTCGCGCACGTCTAACTCATACAACTGTCCGCCACGGTCGGGTGCCAGAAAGAGGCCGAGCTTTCCGCTCGTGAGCGACAGCTCTTTGTGCACATCCAGATTAAAGTCGTCAATCGTGGCCGACAGCCACGGCTCGGTGCGTCCGGCGACGATATCTAACAGCGACTCGGCTGCGAGCAGGTTTCGGTACACGGCCTGGCGCAAATGGGGCGAATAAACGCCGCCGAAGATCCCATGCCAATAAGCGCAGCCGCATTGCGCGCGATAGAGCGCCTGCCGTGCCTGTTCAATGAGCGGGTGACTGTCGTCGGCGTCTTCCGCCACGGCTGCCTGGGCGCGCTTGCTCACTTGCAGCATGCGGCAATACATCTCGTCGATCTCGGGGTAGCGGACGCGAAAATTGCGCCAGGTGCCTGCCAGCGGGATTGCCGAAATGTCGGATGTATCCGGTGAAATGCTCGTCGATTCCGCCGGGGAGTGCTGGACGTTCTTGGCCAACGTCGACCAAGGCCCCATCTCGCGGTAACTCCCCTCGGGCACGTACACTTTGCCCAGCGGCGGTACGTGGTCGATGCACTCGCCGAGCGTGGTGACTTGCAGCCAGTCGGAATTCGCGGCCAAAGCATCGAGAAAGCGGCGCAGCCAGCGACTGTTTTGCATCCGCTCGCGCATGCCGGGCCACGCGCCGAACTTTTCGGCGTCGTCGGCATAGACCAAGACACCGCCTGGATGGCGACGCGCTTCGTCTCGCAAGTATGCGATCGTTTCTTCTGGCTCGGCAAACGGTATCAGATAGCGTAAACGCTCTTCGCCGGCGAACAGCGCGATCAGCCCACCTTCGGATTCGGTCAGGTAGTAGCCGCGCAA
This region of Pirellulales bacterium genomic DNA includes:
- a CDS encoding redoxin domain-containing protein — its product is MRRIGLLAAIGFVGVVMATVCQASMAAAATADASPIGRKIEAFSLPDHHGRDISLSELKGQNATVVVFLGAECPLAKIYAPRLAELAKEFASKGVAFVGVDANLQDSLSDIAAFAKSHELGFPVLKDLGNKLADAMGAQRTPEVFLLDGDQTIRYCGRIDDQYGFKTGAGYVKPKLNERFLASAIDEVLAGKPVAKPMTKADGCLIGRVKHEPHGDVTYANQIARIFNDRCVNCHRPGEIAPFAMTSYDEVQGWAEMIGEVVAGGQMPPWFADPGHGHFSNDARLTEDEKKLITTWIANGCPEGDTNKLPAPRQFVDGWQIGTPDQICYMSDEAYKVPAEGTVEYQFFTVDPGWKEDKWVQASECRPSNRSVVHHIIVFIKVEGQDEFEGGRGGLAGYAPGTPPHTNPAGTATFVPAGAKLVFQLHYTPNGTAQDDRSAVGFKFADPKTVKKTLRDGMIGDVAFKIPPGDGNFEIKGKHRFLKDTLLLSLMPHMHLRGKSFKFEAQYPDGTKEVLLDVPQYDFNWQLRYYLAEPKLMPKGTRLECTAHFDNSADNLANPDPTATVKFGEQTWEEMMFGFYTSIDPKEDRTAEKVAGAKSSGGDKGGDSSSAAPE
- a CDS encoding transglutaminase-like domain-containing protein; protein product: MSELMCGTAKCLRLLAMLLMVLPGCAPQKSTLPDASATDLSATSPAAADSPATVRRVSAGDPPVANSVEPLSATGPDERLARLVGQDRWDVYYLGGARFGYGSTRWRRMADKPDLIVASGMLRLSIKRFGEVSDSEVSMSVVETTAGEIRSFESDARLGPTPNRARGKLVAGTMQITLDSGGQTRGSSIAWPKGTGGYFVVDEELLCRPMRPGERRTVRSLMPIFNQIAEIELRAVQLESTELLDGRRELLRIETTTKLPGADPMEGVMWTDRDGETVKTLTTALDQVAYRTTKAIALGKSEAAGLDLGDRSLVRLAKPLADPHRAKEIHYRCHLDEGDPARVFLSDASQQVTAIDPHTAEIVVRALRPAASGAEGGTGDRASGSAGTGEAAKTPTDDDRQPNSFIQSDNPRIVAMAREGAGNEKDPWRTAVALERYVRDKVKVKNYSQTFATAADVAQSLEGDCTEHAVLLAALLRARGLPARVAIGLVYVPAEQAFGFHMWTEVYVDGQWIGVDGTLGLGGIGAGHLKLATSSLKEATAFSSFLPVAQVLGKLKIEVRDENR
- a CDS encoding alpha-amylase/4-alpha-glucanotransferase domain-containing protein; this encodes MNDRLRLVLALHQHQPVGNLDQVTEGVYRDCYLPLVETLADYPTLPVNLHTSGSLLDWLAGRHPEYTHRLRELAAAGRIEIMGGAYHDPLLPMLSQADRRGQINSFSRRLGQLFGQVPRGMWMPERIWDPALAADLAACDIEHTVLDDFHFHAAGLADDQLRGYYLTESEGGLIALFAGEERLRYLIPFAEPEETIAYLRDEARRHPGGVLVYADDAEKFGAWPGMRERMQNSRWLRRFLDALAANSDWLQVTTLGECIDHVPPLGKVYVPEGSYREMGPWSTLAKNVQHSPAESTSISPDTSDISAIPLAGTWRNFRVRYPEIDEMYCRMLQVSKRAQAAVAEDADDSHPLIEQARQALYRAQCGCAYWHGIFGGVYSPHLRQAVYRNLLAAESLLDIVAGRTEPWLSATIDDFNLDVHKELSLTSGKLGLFLAPDRGGQLYELDVRDVGANLLASLTRRPEPYHRQTATLASAAENAHLIYDSYARKSLLDHFFDVRCTLDQVAACAATEQGDFLAGRYRARLRRIQGGVCAQLARTGRAFGQPVTVTKQLTLWADRSVVDIHYELTGLPPGRPCRFAVEFNFAGLPPACPDRYFVDSQGRVLADLGHRLDLSGVGSLRLVDRWLGVDIGLSASEVGGIWAFPIQSVSRSQRGLETIQQSVAVFPHWIVVGDAAGRWSVDLQLAIVTSPAATRTTPGEAIAAAPPAKKEPGVARESSVRQSTQYVVDGPHAQPAPKSIIATPQRRVYEG
- a CDS encoding alpha/beta hydrolase, with product MSCPALSDGRFLHDERRLRQIEPMQSTKFTLTTPDDVSLHVYRWQSPGPVKAVVQIAHGWVEHAARYGRLAEALCAAGYAVFANDHRGHGRTARSSAELGFFAERDGWNHCVADLWQLHQRIAAELPGAPIIAMGHSLGSFMIQQFLSEHGNAVAGAVLSATNGKPPAIAPLALVLAHAERLRLGRHGTSKILQYLFIGALNKSFEPARTPFDWLSRDTAEVDKYLADPLCGFSPQVQAYLDVVHGLAEMSRSARQARIPQQLPIYIFYGSRDPVAVNMKQLRAAYRTAGLAQVTYKEYPDARHETLNEINRDEVTRDLIAWLDSVVDRASQTAGATSAPRGA